From the genome of Colwellia psychrerythraea 34H, one region includes:
- a CDS encoding acyl-CoA dehydrogenase C-terminal domain-containing protein, translating into MLSYKAPIADIKFLIEDVFNYYDHYKKYEEFEEASPDLVDAILQECAKFCENELLPLYQSGDKEGCQFDNGKVITPKGFKEAYQQYVDGGWSSLSHPLEHGGQGLPPSLGLVQSEMTGTANWSWAMYPGLSHGAMNTIDAHGNDKQKELYLTRLIQGTWTGTMCLTEPQCGTDLGQVKTKAEPNGDGTYNITGTKIFISAGEHDLTDNIIHIVLARLPDAPKGTRGISLFIVPKVKASQDGTLGDFNNVTCGSIEDKMGIKASATAVLNFDNAVGELIGPENKGLECMFTFMNTARLGTALQGVCSAELAFQNSLIYAKERLSMRSLTGKKFPEQVADPIIVHPDVRKMLMTQKAISEGGRAMIYYTAKIVDDISMAKTEEERLAADDRLGFITPILKAFLTELGSESANHGLQIFGGHGYIKEWGMEQIVRDVRISTLYEGTTGIQALDLLGRKILMTRGKSLNDFSKEVLGFCKDNSLISSNPHKRQMNRFIWPLSKSIANWQQYSVRLGLKAKSDRDIVGSASVDFLMYSGYVVMGYFWAQMAQSAYEKLAGDVENRDFYRAKIKTAEFYFERILPRTKSLAKTMMVDPKSLMQLDQELMSFL; encoded by the coding sequence ATGCTAAGTTATAAAGCACCGATAGCCGATATTAAATTTTTGATTGAAGATGTTTTCAATTATTATGATCATTATAAAAAATATGAAGAATTTGAAGAAGCCAGTCCTGATTTAGTTGATGCAATTCTACAAGAGTGTGCAAAATTCTGTGAAAATGAACTACTGCCTTTATACCAAAGTGGTGATAAAGAGGGTTGTCAGTTTGATAATGGCAAAGTAATTACACCAAAGGGCTTTAAAGAAGCTTATCAGCAATATGTTGATGGAGGATGGTCTTCATTATCACACCCATTAGAGCATGGTGGCCAAGGGTTACCACCTTCATTAGGTTTAGTTCAATCAGAAATGACTGGTACAGCCAATTGGTCTTGGGCAATGTACCCAGGTCTTAGTCATGGGGCAATGAATACTATCGATGCACATGGTAATGATAAGCAAAAAGAGCTGTATTTAACGCGCTTAATTCAAGGTACTTGGACAGGTACTATGTGTTTAACTGAGCCTCAATGTGGTACTGATTTGGGACAAGTTAAAACGAAAGCAGAACCCAATGGCGATGGTACTTACAATATTACCGGTACAAAAATATTTATTTCTGCGGGTGAGCATGACTTAACCGATAATATTATCCATATCGTATTAGCAAGATTACCCGATGCACCAAAAGGTACACGTGGTATATCTTTATTTATCGTACCTAAAGTAAAAGCTAGTCAAGATGGTACCTTAGGTGATTTTAATAATGTTACCTGTGGCTCGATAGAAGATAAAATGGGTATTAAAGCGTCTGCGACAGCGGTGCTTAATTTTGATAATGCAGTAGGTGAGCTGATAGGTCCAGAAAATAAAGGCTTAGAATGTATGTTCACCTTTATGAATACAGCACGACTTGGTACAGCGTTACAAGGCGTTTGTTCAGCAGAACTTGCTTTCCAAAACTCTTTGATTTATGCCAAAGAGCGTTTATCAATGCGCTCTTTAACTGGTAAAAAATTTCCTGAACAAGTTGCTGACCCAATTATTGTTCACCCAGATGTTCGTAAAATGTTGATGACTCAGAAAGCGATTTCAGAAGGCGGTAGGGCAATGATTTATTACACTGCCAAAATCGTTGATGATATTTCTATGGCAAAAACAGAAGAAGAGCGTCTAGCGGCAGATGATCGTTTAGGCTTTATAACTCCTATATTAAAAGCATTTCTAACTGAGCTTGGCTCTGAAAGTGCTAATCACGGTTTACAAATATTTGGTGGTCACGGTTATATAAAAGAGTGGGGCATGGAGCAAATAGTGCGAGATGTAAGAATCTCTACACTGTATGAAGGAACTACAGGGATACAAGCACTAGATTTATTAGGCCGCAAGATATTAATGACACGCGGTAAGTCTTTAAATGACTTCTCTAAAGAAGTGCTTGGTTTTTGTAAAGATAATAGCTTAATTTCGAGTAACCCACATAAACGTCAAATGAATCGCTTTATTTGGCCGTTAAGTAAGTCTATTGCTAATTGGCAGCAGTACTCAGTACGCCTAGGACTTAAAGCTAAGTCTGATAGAGACATTGTTGGCTCAGCTTCAGTTGATTTCCTAATGTATTCTGGTTATGTCGTTATGGGATATTTTTGGGCTCAAATGGCACAATCAGCCTATGAAAAATTAGCTGGTGATGTTGAAAACCGTGACTTTTATCGTGCGAAAATTAAAACGGCTGAATTCTATTTTGAACGTATATTACCTAGAACAAAATCTTTAGCAAAAACTATGATGGTTGATCCAAAAAGCTTAATGCAACTGGACCAAGAGCTAATGTCTTTTCTTTAA
- a CDS encoding TetR/AcrR family transcriptional regulator codes for MPVEDINTQKLAELNDKSPIKPRSKGEVTREKILIAAIEVLALNGIKGTTHRAIASNADLQLSLTTYYFKDIQELIHQAFRLNSERILSRTDTFLKAAFIVVTDIEKNELRKTIVKEKLCLQLSEMASEHLIDNIKHQAISLAVEQLMLTEIQVTPELCVLVKEHESVKLLPYEQLCQFFNKVNPELDAKIMYTVFSQLQYGQLTKQINIDSELIEQTTRRIIAWIMSIK; via the coding sequence ATGCCTGTAGAAGACATAAACACCCAAAAACTGGCTGAACTTAACGATAAATCACCAATAAAACCCCGCTCTAAAGGCGAAGTAACCCGTGAAAAGATTCTTATTGCAGCCATTGAGGTTTTAGCGCTCAATGGCATTAAAGGTACTACCCATAGAGCTATTGCTAGCAATGCGGACTTACAACTATCATTAACAACCTATTACTTTAAAGACATTCAAGAGCTTATTCATCAAGCTTTTAGATTAAACTCCGAACGTATTTTATCCCGCACAGATACTTTCTTAAAAGCAGCTTTTATCGTGGTTACAGATATAGAAAAAAATGAGTTGAGAAAAACGATAGTGAAAGAGAAGTTGTGTTTACAATTGAGTGAAATGGCTTCTGAACATTTAATTGATAATATCAAACATCAAGCTATATCATTGGCTGTAGAACAATTGATGCTAACCGAGATTCAAGTAACACCTGAGTTATGTGTGCTTGTTAAAGAGCATGAGTCAGTAAAACTATTACCTTACGAGCAGCTATGCCAATTTTTCAACAAAGTTAACCCTGAGCTTGATGCCAAAATAATGTATACCGTATTCTCTCAACTTCAATATGGTCAGCTTACAAAGCAAATAAATATAGATAGTGAGTTAATTGAACAAACAACACGCAGAATAATTGCTTGGATTATGTCAATAAAATAA